A region of the Amycolatopsis sp. cg13 genome:
CCGTCCCGATCCTCGCCGACGACCGCACCGCGCTCGCCGCCCTGTCCGTCACCGTCCCGTTCGCCGCCGACGCGGCCGCCGAACTGCTGCCCGCGCTGCACACCACTGCCCGCGGCATCTCCCGCGCGTACCGGCTCCACTCGCCCGACCCGCGGATCGCTTTGCTCCTGCGCCAGATCCGGCGAGCCATCGAACTCGGCTGAGACTCATCGCACCGGCTGTTTCTCGGCAGCCGAGAAACACCCTTCCCGCATCGGCCGAACCGGACGAATCTCGGGGCCGGACAACGGAGTCGAGAACGGAGCTGGGCGCATGCCAGGAAAACTCGCAGGCAAGGTCGCGTTCGTCACTGGAGCGGCGCGCGGGCAAGGCCGCGCCGAAGCGCTGCGGTTGGCGCGGGACGGCGCGGACATCATCGCCGTCGACATCGCCGCGCCGGTGGAGACCAACGTGGCGCCGCCAGCGACGCCCGCGGACCTCGAGGAAACCGCGCGCGGGGTGAAAAGTCTGGGACGCTCGGTGGTCACCGCGCAGGTCGACGTGCGCGACTACGCCGCGCTGAAGGCCGCGCTGGAGGACGGGGTGCGACAGCTCGGACGCCTCGACGTGGTGGTCGCGAACGCCGGGATCTGGTCGTACGGGCTGAGCGAAGAGATCTCCGACCTCGAATGGCAGACCACTCAGGACGTGGTCCTCAAAGGCGTGTGGCACACCGCGAAAGCGGCGATCCCGATCCTCAAGAACCAGGGCTGCGGAGGGTCGATGATCTTCACCAGCTCGACCATGGCGATCAAGGGAATGCAGAACCTTTCGCCGTACGTCGCGGCCAAACACGGCGTGGTCGGCCTGATGAAGACGCAAGCACTGGAGCTGGCCCCGTTCGGGATCCGGGTCAACTGCGTGGCGCCGACATCGGTCAACACGAAACTGATCCACAACGACGAAACGTACGCGCTGTTCGCACCGGACCTCCCGGAAGCGGAACGCACCGCCGACCGGGTCAAGGACCGGTTCGCGACTATCCCGGTCATGGACGTGCCGTGGGTCGAGCCCGAGGACGTCGCCAACGCGGTGGCCTTCCTCGCTTCCGACGAAGCGCGCTACGTGACCGGGCTCGAACTGAAGATCGACGCGGGGCAGACGCTGAAATGACCGAGGACCCCATGCGCGCGCTGTGCCGGTTCGCAGCGCGGACGACCTGCGCCGACCTTCCCGAAGACGTCGTCCGGCACGCGAAACATACCCTGCTCGACTGCATGGCGGTCCTGATCGGCGGGTCCGGAATGGACGGCATCCCGGCCATCGCGGACCTGGTGCGGGACAAGGGCGGCAAACCGGAAACGCCCCTGCCGTTCTACGGCGGACGCGTGCCCGCCGCCGAAGCCGCGCTGGCCATCGGCCCGATGCCGAGGGCGATGGACTGCGGCGATCTGCACGAGGAAGCCGGGCACGTCAGCGAGTACATCGTCGCGAGCTTGCTCGCCGCCACCGGGCTGCGGTCGGACGTCACGGGCGCGGAGTTCCTGACCGCACTGGTGATCGGCCAGGAAACGTTGATCCGCATCGGATCGGCGTACCGGGTGATCAGCAAAGCGGTGAAGGACAACGACTGCGGCGGGCACTACATCTTCGGAGCTGTCGCCGCGGTCGGCAGTCTGCTCGGATTCTCCCAGGAGGAGCTGGAGAACGCCCAGGGCATCGCCCGCACGATGACGCAGCCGCACACGATGGGCATCTACGCACCGGCGACGCTGATGGTGCGCGTGCACCACGGGCTCGTGTGCCAATCCGCGATCACCGCGTGCCTGCTCGCTCGCCGCGGCATCACCGGGCCCCGGCAGGAAGTGCTGACCGGACCCAACGGTTTTCTGCGCACGGCGCGCTGGGAAACCGATCCGGACGCGCTGACCCGCGGTCTCGGAAAGGACTGGACGGCGACTCAGATCACCACCAAGGGCTACAGCGCCTGCTATTTCTCGCACTCTTCGATCGACGGCATCATCGAGCAGATGCGCACGCACGAGTTCGCCGCCGCCGACATCGCGAGCGCCCACATCGCAGTCTCGACCTCGGGCTGGCGGGCAGTGTGCGAGCCGACCGAAAAGAAGTGGGAACCGCAAACCGTCCCGGAATGCCAGTTCAGCCTTCCCTACGCCGTGGCCACTGCCGCCTTCGACCGACGGGTGTTCGTACAGTCCTATTCGGACGAAGCGCGGCGGCGTCCGGAGGTGCGGGAGCTGATGACCCGGATCTCCGCCGTCGAGGATCCGTCCGTTTCCGACTGGGGCGCGCGGCTCACCACGACCCTGCGCGACGGGCGGGTGATCGCCACCGAACACGTCTATGTGAAGGGGCATCCGAAGAACCCCTTCAGCGAACAGGACTTCATCGACAAGTTCCGGATGTGCCTGCCGTTCTCGGTGCTGCCGCTCGAGGATTCGACGGCTGACCGGATGATCCAGGATGTTCTGGCGCTGGAAAAGGTCGACGACGTGATGGCGGCCTTGCTGCTGCCCCTGACACCGGAAGACTGACGGACTCATGACAGAAGAATTCACCGGCAAAGTCGCCGTGATCACCGGAGCCGGCCGGGGCATGGGCGCGGAAATCTCGTCCCGGCTCGCCCAGGCGGGAGCATCCGTCTTCGCGGTCGACCTCAAACCGGCTTCGGAATCCGCACCGGGCATCGTCCCGGTCCAGTGCGACGTCGCCGACCCCCGCTCCGTGCGCGCCGCAGCCGCCTCCGTCGTCGCGGACGCCGGGCAGATCGATCTGCTCGTCAACGGCGCGGGATTGGTGAGCGTCACCCGGCCGGTCGAGACCATCACCGACGACGACTGGGCACGGCTGATGGGGGTGAACGTCACCGGCGCGTTCCACTGGATGCGCGAGACACTGCCCGGAATGAAGGCGCGGCGGTCCGGCAAGATCGTCAACGTCTCCTCGCGAGCCGGGCGGACCCTCGCCAACTTCGCCGGCGCGCACTATTCCGCTTCCAAAGCCGCGTTGCTCGGCCTCACCCGCCAAGTCGCGCTGGAAGCGGCTCCGGACAACGTGCACGTCAACGCGATCGCGCCCGGGCTGGTGGAAACCCCGATGCTGAGCGGTTCCGTCGACGAGCGGAAACGGGAAGCAGCCCGGGCGGCCACTCCGCTGCGGCGCATC
Encoded here:
- a CDS encoding mycofactocin-coupled SDR family oxidoreductase, with product MPGKLAGKVAFVTGAARGQGRAEALRLARDGADIIAVDIAAPVETNVAPPATPADLEETARGVKSLGRSVVTAQVDVRDYAALKAALEDGVRQLGRLDVVVANAGIWSYGLSEEISDLEWQTTQDVVLKGVWHTAKAAIPILKNQGCGGSMIFTSSTMAIKGMQNLSPYVAAKHGVVGLMKTQALELAPFGIRVNCVAPTSVNTKLIHNDETYALFAPDLPEAERTADRVKDRFATIPVMDVPWVEPEDVANAVAFLASDEARYVTGLELKIDAGQTLK
- a CDS encoding MmgE/PrpD family protein; amino-acid sequence: MTEDPMRALCRFAARTTCADLPEDVVRHAKHTLLDCMAVLIGGSGMDGIPAIADLVRDKGGKPETPLPFYGGRVPAAEAALAIGPMPRAMDCGDLHEEAGHVSEYIVASLLAATGLRSDVTGAEFLTALVIGQETLIRIGSAYRVISKAVKDNDCGGHYIFGAVAAVGSLLGFSQEELENAQGIARTMTQPHTMGIYAPATLMVRVHHGLVCQSAITACLLARRGITGPRQEVLTGPNGFLRTARWETDPDALTRGLGKDWTATQITTKGYSACYFSHSSIDGIIEQMRTHEFAAADIASAHIAVSTSGWRAVCEPTEKKWEPQTVPECQFSLPYAVATAAFDRRVFVQSYSDEARRRPEVRELMTRISAVEDPSVSDWGARLTTTLRDGRVIATEHVYVKGHPKNPFSEQDFIDKFRMCLPFSVLPLEDSTADRMIQDVLALEKVDDVMAALLLPLTPED
- a CDS encoding SDR family NAD(P)-dependent oxidoreductase → MTEEFTGKVAVITGAGRGMGAEISSRLAQAGASVFAVDLKPASESAPGIVPVQCDVADPRSVRAAAASVVADAGQIDLLVNGAGLVSVTRPVETITDDDWARLMGVNVTGAFHWMRETLPGMKARRSGKIVNVSSRAGRTLANFAGAHYSASKAALLGLTRQVALEAAPDNVHVNAIAPGLVETPMLSGSVDERKREAARAATPLRRIGTTSDIAELVLFLLSPKSDYITGATVDINGGDLIL